A stretch of the Vagococcus xieshaowenii genome encodes the following:
- a CDS encoding cation diffusion facilitator family transporter translates to MIKEREAQLKMAERGAIVSIIAYVIVAVFKLVVGDLTHSKALFADGLNNATDIVASITVLIGLRLARKPADDDHRYGHWKMESLASLLTSLVMIVVGGQVFVEALTHLFNKQTDVPDSIAAIVGIVSAIFMFGVYLYNHRLAKKVKSHALDAAAKDNLSDAITSIGTAIAVFASSFNLIWIDRLTALIIGLVIIKTGFDIFKESSYSLSDGFSIEELRKYKKDILHIEGVEGVKDIKGRSYGANIFLDVVVFMDPHITVEESHDITETIEQLLSDKYNVFDTDIHVEPLQEKESE, encoded by the coding sequence ATGATAAAAGAAAGAGAAGCTCAATTAAAAATGGCGGAAAGAGGGGCCATTGTAAGTATCATTGCCTATGTTATTGTAGCTGTATTTAAATTAGTTGTAGGTGATTTGACACACTCAAAAGCACTCTTTGCCGATGGATTAAATAACGCAACCGACATTGTCGCTTCGATTACCGTCTTAATCGGCTTAAGATTAGCTAGGAAACCAGCCGACGACGATCATCGCTATGGTCATTGGAAAATGGAGAGTTTAGCTAGCTTACTAACTTCTCTTGTTATGATTGTCGTCGGTGGACAAGTCTTCGTTGAAGCACTAACGCACCTCTTCAATAAACAAACGGATGTCCCTGATAGTATCGCTGCGATTGTTGGTATCGTCTCTGCTATTTTCATGTTTGGGGTCTATCTTTACAATCACCGCTTAGCAAAAAAAGTAAAAAGTCACGCACTAGATGCTGCTGCAAAAGATAATCTATCCGATGCAATTACTAGTATTGGGACAGCCATAGCTGTTTTTGCTTCTTCTTTCAATTTAATTTGGATTGACCGATTGACCGCTTTAATTATTGGCTTAGTGATTATTAAAACAGGGTTTGATATTTTTAAAGAAAGTAGCTACAGCCTGTCAGATGGCTTTTCTATTGAGGAATTAAGAAAGTATAAAAAAGATATTCTACATATTGAAGGTGTTGAGGGTGTTAAAGACATTAAGGGTCGTTCTTACGGCGCGAATATTTTTTTGGATGTCGTTGTGTTTATGGACCCACACATTACTGTTGAAGAAAGTCATGACATTACGGAAACTATTGAACAATTGTTATCAGACAAATATAATGTATTTGATACAGATATACACGTCGAACCTTTACAAGAAAAGGAGTCTGAATAA
- the accD gene encoding acetyl-CoA carboxylase, carboxyltransferase subunit beta gives MALFKKKKYIKLTPSSNNKEDKQPKPSVPDNLWEKCPSCKKIIYTKDLGTTKTCQHCGYCFRLDCRERLFMTVDEHSFEEWDSDIKVVNPISFPGYEEKLKKMQATTGLHEAVITGQGTIEQQPVVIAIMDSQFIMGSMGHVVGEKITRAFERATDLKLPIIIFTASGGARMQEGIISLMQMAKISAAVKRHAKQGLLYITVLTDPTTGGVTASFAMQGDIILAEPQATIGFAGRRVIEQTIRQELPEEFQKAEFLLKKGFVDKIVARHELTKILAQLLAFHQGGNR, from the coding sequence GTGGCACTATTTAAAAAGAAAAAATACATTAAATTAACCCCTTCTTCAAATAATAAAGAAGATAAACAGCCAAAACCTTCAGTTCCAGATAATTTATGGGAAAAATGTCCTAGTTGTAAAAAAATTATTTATACAAAAGATTTGGGTACAACGAAAACATGCCAGCATTGCGGGTACTGTTTCCGATTAGATTGTCGTGAACGATTGTTTATGACGGTGGATGAACATTCTTTTGAAGAATGGGATTCTGACATTAAGGTAGTTAATCCTATAAGCTTTCCTGGATATGAAGAGAAGTTGAAAAAAATGCAAGCAACGACAGGTTTGCATGAAGCTGTAATTACAGGGCAAGGAACAATTGAACAACAACCTGTAGTCATTGCAATCATGGACAGTCAGTTTATCATGGGTAGTATGGGTCATGTTGTCGGTGAAAAAATTACGCGTGCCTTTGAACGAGCGACTGACTTAAAGTTACCGATTATTATCTTCACCGCTTCTGGAGGTGCTCGCATGCAAGAAGGGATTATTTCTCTGATGCAAATGGCAAAAATTTCAGCAGCAGTAAAACGACATGCTAAACAAGGTTTGTTATATATTACTGTTTTAACAGATCCTACAACAGGTGGTGTCACCGCCAGTTTTGCTATGCAAGGGGATATTATTTTAGCGGAACCTCAAGCGACCATTGGATTTGCCGGCAGACGTGTAATTGAACAAACAATTCGTCAGGAATTACCAGAAGAGTTTCAAAAGGCGGAGTTCTTACTTAAAAAAGGCTTTGTTGATAAAATTGTTGCACGACATGAATTAACGAAAATACTGGCGCAACTTTTAGCATTTCATCAAGGAGGGAATAGGTAA
- a CDS encoding NAD(P)/FAD-dependent oxidoreductase, with amino-acid sequence MKVGIIGGGIVGKTTAHYLTKEGMEVVLFDDDKGQATKASAGIISPWLSQRRNQNWYNLARMGAKLYPSLIAELDEQAALSYQQVGTLMFKKNPKTLDKTLAIGTKRLLESPEIGNVKKVTPEEINALYPELTTNEEAVFLSGGARVDGKSLLESLTRTIQQQGGTIKNERVSSIVRKNDQWLVSTNNEQETFDYIVLAVGPWLSELLTPLGFEVDVRPQKGQLLVFHHENTRSKLPVVIPTGEGDIIPIGDDKLLIGATHENEQDFDLTVDISATQEMFNNLHHYLPDVSMDDLKEVRVGTRAYTSDFLPFFGFIPHTTQLLVASGLGSSGLTTGPMIGKMLAQLITKQPTELDATNYSPDPYITPLH; translated from the coding sequence ATGAAAGTAGGCATTATTGGTGGAGGAATTGTGGGTAAAACAACCGCCCATTATTTAACGAAAGAAGGAATGGAAGTTGTTTTATTCGATGACGATAAGGGACAAGCAACTAAAGCCAGCGCTGGTATTATTTCCCCTTGGTTATCTCAACGTAGAAATCAAAATTGGTATAACTTAGCACGCATGGGGGCAAAATTATACCCTAGCTTAATAGCCGAATTAGACGAGCAAGCAGCCCTTTCTTATCAACAAGTTGGTACTTTAATGTTTAAAAAAAATCCTAAAACATTAGATAAAACATTAGCTATCGGAACTAAGCGACTATTAGAATCTCCTGAAATAGGAAACGTAAAAAAAGTAACGCCTGAAGAAATTAACGCTTTATATCCTGAGTTAACAACTAATGAAGAGGCTGTTTTTTTATCTGGTGGTGCTAGAGTAGATGGTAAATCGTTACTTGAATCTTTGACACGCACTATTCAACAACAAGGAGGCACTATTAAAAACGAACGTGTCTCATCTATTGTCCGAAAGAACGATCAATGGCTAGTCTCAACAAACAATGAACAGGAGACGTTTGATTATATCGTCCTTGCAGTAGGTCCTTGGTTAAGTGAGCTGTTAACCCCACTTGGTTTTGAAGTTGATGTTCGCCCTCAAAAAGGACAGTTATTAGTGTTTCATCATGAAAATACACGCAGTAAACTCCCAGTGGTCATTCCAACTGGTGAAGGTGATATTATCCCTATCGGTGACGATAAATTATTAATTGGGGCTACTCATGAAAATGAACAAGACTTTGATTTAACCGTAGATATTTCAGCCACTCAGGAAATGTTTAATAATCTGCATCATTATTTACCTGACGTTTCGATGGATGACTTGAAAGAAGTCAGAGTCGGCACACGCGCTTATACTTCTGACTTTTTACCATTCTTTGGATTTATTCCACACACTACCCAATTATTAGTCGCAAGTGGCTTAGGATCATCCGGACTGACAACTGGGCCCATGATTGGAAAAATGTTAGCACAACTGATTACAAAACAACCTACTGAGCTTGATGCAACCAATTACTCACCTGACCCCTATATTACACCACTTCATTAA
- the glnA gene encoding type I glutamate--ammonia ligase: MDKKIAEIKQLAKEEDVHFLRLMFTDILGVIKNVEVPISQLDKVLDNKMMFDGSSIEGFVRIEESDMYLYPDLDTWLVFPWETSHGKVARLICDVYTPDGEPFAGDPRGNLKRNLNKMKELGFTDFNLGAEPEFFLFKLDADNKPTLNLNDDGGYFDLSPTDLGENCRREIVLELEKLGFEIEASHHECASGQHEIDFKYENVLKACDEIQTFKLVVKTIARKHGLHATFMPKPIHGIAGSGMHCNMSLFKDGDNVFYDPKDERELSQTAYQFLAGLIEHARGYTAVCNPLVNSYKRLVPGYEAPVYVAWSGRNRSPLIRIPASRGLSTRLELRSVDPSANPYLAMAALLEAGLDGIRRELTPPAEVNQNIYEMTQAERDAASIKDLPSTLHNAVKDFKKDDTMKAALGTHIFESFIASKEHEWADYRERVTQWEIDTYLTLY, encoded by the coding sequence ATGGATAAGAAAATTGCAGAAATTAAACAGTTAGCAAAAGAAGAAGACGTTCATTTTTTACGTCTAATGTTTACAGACATTCTAGGTGTGATTAAAAATGTCGAGGTACCGATTAGTCAGCTAGATAAGGTATTAGACAATAAGATGATGTTCGATGGTTCTTCAATTGAAGGATTTGTTCGTATTGAAGAAAGCGATATGTATTTATACCCTGATTTAGATACATGGCTAGTATTCCCTTGGGAGACAAGTCATGGTAAAGTAGCGCGCTTAATTTGTGACGTCTACACACCAGATGGAGAGCCATTTGCTGGAGATCCTCGTGGCAACTTAAAACGCAACCTTAATAAAATGAAGGAATTAGGATTTACTGATTTCAATTTAGGAGCAGAACCAGAATTCTTCCTATTTAAACTTGACGCAGATAACAAACCAACGCTTAATTTAAATGATGATGGTGGTTATTTTGATTTATCACCAACAGACTTAGGTGAAAACTGCCGTCGTGAAATCGTATTAGAATTAGAAAAATTAGGCTTTGAAATTGAAGCATCTCATCATGAATGCGCATCTGGGCAACATGAAATTGATTTCAAATACGAAAATGTTTTAAAAGCCTGTGATGAAATTCAAACATTTAAACTAGTGGTAAAAACAATTGCTCGTAAACACGGCTTACACGCAACCTTTATGCCAAAACCAATTCATGGTATCGCAGGTTCAGGTATGCATTGTAATATGTCATTATTTAAAGATGGCGACAATGTTTTCTATGATCCAAAAGACGAACGTGAATTAAGCCAAACAGCTTATCAATTTTTAGCAGGTTTAATTGAGCACGCACGTGGTTATACAGCTGTATGTAATCCATTAGTAAACTCATATAAACGCTTAGTACCTGGATATGAAGCACCTGTATATGTAGCATGGAGTGGTCGTAATCGTTCACCACTAATTCGTATTCCTGCTTCTCGTGGCTTATCGACACGTTTGGAATTACGTTCAGTTGACCCATCAGCTAATCCATACTTAGCAATGGCTGCTTTACTAGAAGCTGGATTGGATGGTATTCGTCGAGAATTAACGCCTCCTGCTGAAGTGAACCAAAATATTTATGAAATGACACAAGCAGAACGCGACGCAGCAAGTATTAAAGATTTGCCATCAACGTTGCACAACGCGGTGAAAGATTTCAAAAAAGATGACACCATGAAAGCCGCATTAGGGACTCATATTTTTGAAAGCTTTATTGCATCAAAAGAGCATGAATGGGCAGATTATAGAGAACGTGTCACACAATGGGAAATTGATACCTATTTAACTTTATATTAA
- the fabZ gene encoding 3-hydroxyacyl-ACP dehydratase FabZ, translating to MQLNVQEIMEIIPNRYPIMMVDRVLELVPGKHVVAIKNVTYNEQFFPGHFPGEAVMPGVLILEALAQTGSIPLLKSEEFEGQTGYLGGIDKVKFRQKVVPGDVLRMEMEIIKRKGNIGVGKATASVDGKVVCSALMTFIIGAK from the coding sequence ATGCAATTAAATGTACAAGAAATTATGGAAATCATACCAAATCGTTACCCAATTATGATGGTTGACCGTGTGCTAGAATTAGTACCTGGTAAACACGTTGTCGCGATTAAAAACGTTACCTACAATGAACAGTTTTTCCCAGGTCATTTCCCAGGTGAAGCCGTTATGCCAGGTGTCTTAATTTTAGAAGCACTTGCACAAACAGGTTCAATTCCTTTATTAAAGAGTGAAGAATTCGAAGGACAAACAGGCTACTTAGGTGGTATTGATAAAGTGAAATTCCGTCAAAAAGTTGTCCCAGGTGATGTGTTACGTATGGAAATGGAAATCATTAAACGTAAAGGGAATATTGGTGTTGGTAAAGCAACTGCTTCTGTAGATGGAAAAGTAGTTTGTTCAGCATTGATGACATTTATTATCGGAGCTAAATAA
- a CDS encoding heavy metal translocating P-type ATPase, with the protein MGVTHTSCQGSHETNEHHGKVPVILFFVGLIVFIIALFFESKSVTQNSLMTCSMILAGYHVIEEGVIDTINHTKEKGKFTPNVHVLMTLAALGAMVIGDFSEGSLLILIFAGSHFLEDYAEGKSKKEITNLMKLNPTEARLLDEEGNSQVVPISQVKVGDKLQVLNGDQIATDGIILSGLSSIDEAAITGESIPREKTVGDEVFGSTINGTGTFVMEVTKASEDTLFSQIIKMVNQAQDNQSRTATKIQRLEPIYVKLVLVLVPLFILLGGTIIGWTWYESFYRGMVFLTVASPCALAASAVPASLSAISNLAKRGVLFKGGAYLSKLAEVKAIAFDKTGTLTAGKPVVTDTYFVKGIEEETLINVIVSMEKQANHPLAEAIVSHYPDANSLAIEIDNQIGKGLVARLEETHYQIGKPSLFDNISKEICEYQEKFAKEGKTVVLVAVNEQVVGIIAMLDVPNDSAQPVMKSLKSQGIHTVMITGDSEITGQAVGGMIGVNEVFGNVLPENKSKIVEQLQQQYGVVAMLGDGVNDAPALVAADVGVAMGEGTDIAMDVADAVLMKNDLNKFNYAFQVAKKLDKITMQNIIFSMSVIVLLVILNFIGKMNLPFGVVFHEGSTILVILNGLRMLIPLKNEKERS; encoded by the coding sequence ATGGGAGTAACACATACTTCATGTCAAGGAAGTCATGAGACTAATGAGCATCATGGCAAAGTTCCTGTTATTTTATTTTTTGTGGGATTGATTGTTTTTATCATTGCATTATTTTTTGAAAGTAAAAGTGTGACTCAAAATAGTTTAATGACATGTTCCATGATTTTGGCAGGTTATCATGTGATTGAAGAGGGAGTCATTGACACGATCAATCATACTAAAGAAAAAGGGAAGTTTACCCCAAATGTTCATGTATTGATGACACTAGCTGCATTAGGAGCAATGGTAATTGGGGATTTTTCAGAAGGTTCATTGTTAATTTTGATATTTGCAGGCTCACATTTTTTAGAAGATTACGCAGAAGGAAAAAGTAAAAAAGAAATCACTAACTTGATGAAGTTAAATCCAACGGAAGCTCGCTTATTAGATGAAGAAGGTAACAGTCAAGTGGTGCCAATTTCACAGGTGAAAGTGGGCGATAAATTACAAGTATTAAACGGAGATCAAATAGCAACAGATGGTATTATTTTATCAGGTTTGAGTTCTATTGATGAAGCAGCTATTACCGGTGAAAGCATTCCTAGAGAAAAGACGGTGGGTGATGAAGTATTTGGTAGTACGATTAATGGAACAGGTACATTTGTTATGGAAGTAACAAAAGCTAGTGAAGACACGTTATTTTCTCAGATTATTAAGATGGTAAATCAAGCACAAGATAATCAATCACGCACGGCGACAAAAATTCAACGTTTGGAACCAATTTACGTTAAATTAGTTTTGGTCCTTGTTCCTTTATTTATTTTATTAGGCGGAACAATTATTGGTTGGACTTGGTACGAAAGTTTTTATCGTGGGATGGTATTCTTAACAGTTGCTTCTCCATGTGCACTAGCAGCCAGTGCCGTTCCAGCTAGTTTGTCAGCTATTTCAAACTTAGCTAAAAGAGGTGTGTTATTTAAAGGTGGCGCTTATTTATCTAAGCTAGCAGAAGTTAAAGCTATTGCATTTGATAAAACAGGCACCTTAACCGCGGGTAAACCCGTTGTTACGGATACTTATTTTGTTAAAGGAATTGAGGAAGAAACATTAATTAACGTGATAGTATCAATGGAAAAACAAGCCAATCATCCGTTAGCTGAAGCCATTGTATCGCATTATCCTGACGCTAATTCTTTAGCAATAGAAATTGACAATCAAATTGGTAAAGGTTTAGTGGCTCGTCTTGAGGAAACACATTATCAAATTGGTAAACCTAGTTTGTTTGATAATATTTCTAAAGAAATTTGTGAGTATCAAGAAAAATTTGCTAAAGAGGGAAAAACCGTTGTTCTTGTCGCGGTGAATGAACAAGTAGTAGGAATCATTGCGATGTTAGACGTCCCAAATGATTCAGCACAACCTGTTATGAAGTCGTTGAAGTCTCAAGGGATTCATACGGTAATGATTACTGGAGACTCTGAGATCACTGGTCAAGCAGTTGGGGGAATGATAGGCGTAAATGAAGTTTTTGGTAATGTATTGCCAGAAAATAAATCAAAAATTGTGGAACAATTACAACAACAATATGGTGTTGTTGCCATGCTTGGTGACGGGGTGAATGATGCGCCAGCTTTAGTTGCAGCAGATGTAGGGGTTGCAATGGGAGAAGGAACAGATATTGCAATGGACGTAGCGGATGCCGTATTAATGAAAAATGATTTGAATAAGTTTAACTATGCCTTTCAAGTAGCAAAAAAACTTGATAAAATCACGATGCAAAATATCATTTTCTCAATGTCCGTTATTGTTTTATTAGTGATATTGAACTTTATTGGTAAAATGAATTTGCCATTTGGGGTTGTTTTCCACGAAGGAAGCACCATTTTAGTTATTTTAAATGGTTTAAGAATGTTGATTCCATTAAAAAACGAAAAAGAGCGCTCTTAA
- a CDS encoding acetyl-CoA carboxylase carboxyl transferase subunit alpha yields the protein MVTQKKANELVALARHPKRFTPLQYIEELFDEFIEFHGDRYYGDDAAVVGGIAYLNEQPVTVIGIQKGRDLEENLKRNFGSPHPEGYRKALRLMKQAEKFNRPIITFINTPGAFCGIEAEERGEGEAIARNLYEMSDLKVPIISVFCGEGGSGGAIALGVADSVLMLEYSIYSILSPEGFASILWKDSSRASEAAEMMKLTSYDLKDLQVVDKLIPEQLEGKTLEQVTINTYLKHELVKTLEQLAGLELDSLLEKRYQRFRQY from the coding sequence ATGGTAACACAAAAGAAAGCTAACGAACTTGTTGCCTTAGCTAGACACCCAAAACGCTTTACGCCACTTCAATACATAGAAGAATTATTTGATGAATTTATTGAATTTCATGGCGATCGTTATTATGGAGATGATGCGGCAGTAGTCGGTGGCATTGCCTATCTTAATGAGCAACCAGTCACAGTAATTGGAATTCAAAAAGGCCGTGATTTAGAAGAAAATTTAAAACGCAATTTTGGTTCTCCTCATCCAGAAGGTTACCGTAAAGCGCTACGCTTAATGAAACAAGCTGAAAAATTCAATCGTCCAATTATAACGTTTATTAATACACCAGGGGCATTCTGTGGAATCGAAGCAGAAGAACGTGGTGAAGGTGAAGCCATTGCGCGGAATCTTTATGAGATGAGTGATTTAAAGGTGCCAATTATTTCTGTCTTTTGTGGTGAAGGTGGTAGTGGTGGTGCCATTGCATTGGGTGTTGCCGATTCAGTATTAATGCTAGAGTATAGTATATACTCCATATTATCGCCAGAAGGCTTTGCGTCTATTTTATGGAAAGATAGCAGTCGTGCCTCTGAAGCGGCAGAAATGATGAAATTAACTTCTTACGATTTAAAAGATTTACAGGTAGTAGATAAATTGATTCCTGAACAATTAGAGGGTAAAACACTAGAACAAGTAACGATTAATACTTACTTGAAACACGAATTAGTTAAAACACTAGAACAACTAGCAGGATTAGAGCTAGACAGCTTATTAGAAAAAAGGTATCAACGATTCAGACAATATTAG
- a CDS encoding alpha/beta fold hydrolase, whose protein sequence is MKLTIRKRMIKEIPTLEVVPSDYSSKQLPLVIFYHGWQTSKELLLTQARKIAKKGFRVILPDAMFHGERKKWARSSIPSFTFWTSIQYNIMEFNLMIDYFKHHDWLGDYPIIVGGYSMGGITTAALMRQHPEIAIGVSIMGTPTPVSYFNHMQTRIKAERSIDVAPDLIRLLNWIPNYDLGLSPETINSRPLFIWHGTEDSKIPYSEAKNFYHEIKGNDYAKEVVFVTGDNEGHLVTPDLMEVIAQFIEKHTKRALN, encoded by the coding sequence ATGAAATTAACGATTCGTAAACGAATGATCAAAGAAATCCCTACATTAGAAGTGGTGCCTAGTGATTATTCCTCTAAACAATTACCTTTAGTCATTTTTTATCACGGTTGGCAAACAAGTAAAGAATTATTACTAACACAAGCGCGTAAAATTGCCAAAAAAGGCTTCCGAGTTATTTTACCCGATGCGATGTTTCATGGCGAACGAAAAAAATGGGCACGTTCTTCCATTCCATCTTTTACCTTTTGGACAAGCATTCAATATAATATTATGGAATTCAACCTTATGATTGATTATTTCAAGCATCATGATTGGCTAGGTGACTACCCCATTATCGTGGGTGGGTACTCTATGGGAGGTATCACAACTGCCGCTTTAATGCGCCAACATCCTGAAATTGCTATTGGCGTAAGCATTATGGGAACTCCGACACCAGTTAGCTACTTCAATCATATGCAAACGCGAATAAAAGCAGAGCGCAGTATTGATGTGGCTCCTGATTTAATCCGACTGCTTAATTGGATCCCTAATTATGACCTTGGCTTATCACCTGAAACGATTAATTCACGTCCCTTATTCATTTGGCACGGTACAGAAGATTCAAAGATACCTTATAGCGAGGCGAAAAACTTTTATCATGAAATAAAAGGTAATGACTATGCCAAAGAGGTTGTCTTTGTAACTGGAGATAACGAAGGGCACTTAGTTACGCCTGATCTGATGGAAGTTATCGCTCAATTTATCGAAAAGCATACAAAAAGAGCACTCAATTAA
- a CDS encoding acetyl-CoA carboxylase biotin carboxylase subunit translates to MINKVLIANRGEIAVRIIRTCRELGIQTVAVFSEADRYALHTELADEAVCIGPARSSDSYLNMENILSAAVSLGADAIHPGFGFLAENSRFAEMCEACQIKFIGPKATTIDEMGNKINARALMIKAGVPVIPGSDGVIETPEEAHQLAKEIGFPVMLKAAAGGGGKGIRKVLSVEELTAQFQSAQQEALAAFGNGDMYLEKIIYPAKHIEVQILGDAFGHVIHLGERDCSLQRNNQKVLEEAPAFGLPTDVRQQIGEAAVRAAKAVNYENAGTIEFLVDESNQFYFMEMNTRIQVEHPVTEMITQVDIVAEQLNVASGLPLTLKQEDIRIQGHAIECRINAENPSFNFAPSPGKITELLLPAGGLGIRVDSSVYQGYTIPPYYDSMIAKVITHGKTREEALNKMHRALVELVIEGVLTNQEFQMDLISHPDVRVGHYNTAFLQETFLPQWLPQEA, encoded by the coding sequence ATGATTAATAAAGTTTTGATTGCCAATCGTGGTGAAATCGCTGTTCGCATTATTAGAACGTGTCGTGAACTAGGCATTCAAACGGTGGCGGTTTTTTCTGAAGCAGATCGGTATGCTCTTCATACCGAACTTGCTGATGAAGCTGTTTGTATTGGGCCAGCTCGTTCAAGTGATTCTTACTTAAATATGGAGAATATCCTGAGTGCTGCAGTTAGCCTAGGGGCAGATGCGATTCATCCAGGATTTGGTTTTTTAGCTGAAAATAGTCGTTTTGCAGAGATGTGTGAAGCGTGTCAAATTAAGTTTATTGGACCAAAGGCTACAACCATTGATGAGATGGGCAATAAAATTAATGCCCGTGCGTTGATGATTAAAGCGGGTGTACCAGTTATTCCAGGTAGTGACGGTGTGATTGAAACGCCAGAAGAAGCTCATCAACTTGCCAAAGAAATTGGTTTTCCTGTCATGCTAAAAGCAGCTGCAGGTGGTGGAGGTAAAGGGATTCGTAAAGTTTTATCAGTGGAAGAGTTGACAGCACAATTCCAATCAGCTCAACAAGAAGCATTAGCTGCATTTGGTAACGGAGACATGTATTTAGAAAAAATTATCTATCCAGCAAAACATATTGAAGTACAAATATTAGGTGATGCATTTGGTCATGTGATTCATTTAGGAGAACGTGACTGTTCATTACAGCGTAATAATCAGAAAGTTTTAGAGGAAGCCCCTGCATTTGGTTTGCCAACGGATGTTCGTCAACAAATTGGTGAAGCAGCTGTTCGTGCAGCCAAAGCAGTAAACTATGAAAATGCAGGAACAATTGAATTTTTAGTAGATGAATCCAATCAATTTTACTTTATGGAAATGAATACACGTATTCAAGTTGAGCATCCGGTAACTGAGATGATCACACAGGTGGATATTGTCGCTGAGCAATTAAATGTAGCAAGTGGTCTACCTTTAACGCTTAAACAAGAAGATATTAGGATTCAAGGTCATGCTATTGAATGCCGAATTAATGCTGAAAACCCAAGTTTTAATTTTGCACCTAGTCCAGGTAAGATTACCGAGTTATTGTTACCTGCAGGTGGATTAGGGATTCGAGTAGATAGTTCGGTCTATCAAGGCTATACGATTCCACCTTATTATGATTCAATGATTGCCAAAGTCATCACACATGGTAAGACACGTGAAGAAGCATTAAATAAAATGCATCGTGCGTTAGTTGAGTTAGTAATTGAAGGTGTATTGACTAATCAAGAATTTCAAATGGATTTAATTAGTCATCCAGATGTTAGAGTGGGTCATTATAATACCGCATTTTTACAAGAAACATTTTTACCTCAGTGGCTTCCTCAAGAAGCATAG
- the accB gene encoding acetyl-CoA carboxylase biotin carboxyl carrier protein: protein MNYSELRELLTQFDESSVRFIDLTNGDFHLVLNKDKAEFVQPTVPLAVSAPVNVEESTVSEPIAQDQVTETAPVVTTAEQITSPLVGVAYLKPAPDQPVFKSVGDSVKKGDVLCIVEAMKVMNEIVSDRDGVIVEINIENEEVVEYGQALFTVQ from the coding sequence ATGAATTATTCAGAGTTAAGAGAGTTATTAACACAATTTGATGAATCATCTGTAAGATTTATCGATTTAACCAATGGCGACTTTCATTTAGTTTTAAATAAAGACAAAGCGGAATTTGTTCAACCCACTGTACCACTAGCAGTATCTGCTCCAGTAAATGTGGAAGAATCGACAGTTAGCGAACCTATCGCGCAAGATCAAGTTACCGAGACTGCGCCAGTTGTGACAACAGCTGAACAAATTACCTCACCTTTAGTAGGTGTCGCATATTTAAAACCAGCACCAGATCAGCCGGTATTTAAATCAGTTGGTGATAGTGTGAAAAAAGGCGACGTACTATGTATTGTCGAAGCAATGAAAGTTATGAACGAAATTGTGAGCGATCGCGATGGTGTGATTGTTGAAATTAATATAGAAAATGAAGAAGTAGTTGAATATGGTCAAGCCCTATTCACTGTCCAATAG
- a CDS encoding SPJ_0845 family protein translates to MAIKYNKTDELDKKFAEFIVDLDTDLSFEQEEMDRRNKIAQNEADKFIELEKKAQATREETK, encoded by the coding sequence ATGGCAATTAAGTACAACAAAACAGATGAATTAGATAAAAAATTTGCTGAGTTTATCGTTGATTTGGATACTGATTTATCATTTGAGCAAGAAGAGATGGATCGACGTAACAAAATCGCCCAAAATGAAGCCGATAAATTTATCGAATTAGAAAAAAAAGCACAAGCAACACGTGAAGAGACAAAATAA